The following nucleotide sequence is from Takifugu flavidus isolate HTHZ2018 chromosome 4, ASM371156v2, whole genome shotgun sequence.
aatgaaaatattaattCCTATTTTTAACTCCGCCAAGGAGCTAATGTGACACTGACAACCGGcgtttatctgtgtgtgagcaAAATAACTCGAAAATTTATGAATGGACTTATTTTCAGTAAATGTTGATAAGGGGAAGAGGAACAGATGACTCAATTTTGGGGATGTTCCGGATCCCCAAGGCACTTTGAGCCTTGATCTTCCATAGATCAAATCCATGGGACCTCTGATCATGAAGTAATCTACTATGTTACGTGACCATCACTGCATCACTTGTTGCACCAACATCACGAGCAGAataggaagaaaataaagacaataataggaggaatacattttatttataggGACATTTCTGGACAGTCCAGGTCATCGAGTAAAAAATAGGAATtataaaacacaatttaaaataaaactaaaaaaaggaaGATACAGACACTATGTGATGCTTTTATCCATGAATAATATGTTAATAACGGTCATCAGCAATGGGTCGTTCTGATTGGTCCATTCAGAGAGAAGGGGGCGTGGCTTACAGCCAGCGACGTGATCTACTTATGAACCTGGGGGatggcgccctctagtggctggGGGAATTCCGCTTCTTACAGGGCATTAGCTTAAATTTCCGCGAAAACTGCAGCCGCGTCTTTTATAATTTGAGGAAACGAGTTGAGCGTCCTGTGCACCCAGCACCACAGATATGCGTATGCACGGCTGGCCTCGtgcactgttttatttttgccattCATACATGACGTTTACGTGTGTCTCAGAAAAGTGACGTGTGTTAGCGGCTTGTCTGGTGACGTGTCTCTACTACTCTCTTTTCCTACGGAGAGGCTGGATGGAACCATACTGACTCCACTCAGCACTCACACGGGCACCACTAACGCGGCAGGAGTCGGCCTAAGGACACTATGGGGAGTACGTGATATTTCTTTTATATCCCCGCCTCTGCAGCCATTCAATATTCCTTCTTTTTAATCTCTATCAATAGTAAACGGAGAGCTTTTGCCATCAGGCTAATTAGCTAGCCTTGGTTAGGTTAGGGGCAAGTTGTACCAGGGTTATAAGGGATAACTTAAAGTTTTTATTGCAAAGAAATTGTGCTTTGCTCCATTTAAATCAACGTTAAACGTCGCTGGGTAATTGATTCTTGTTGAAGTTATGGGTCAAAGTGACCTGTTGTAAATTGCACGCTCGTTTTGACGCTACCTAGCATCACGCTAATggctaaatgaatgaatgtatgacttacatattttatttttattttcacccGGGCTTTGCTTTTCTGACGTAAATACGTGGATTTACGTGCATTCCGCTGACCAGCCGAGGAAGAGATAATAGCTAGATGGCTTTAAAAATCGCTTGATGTCAAAGTCAATTTCAGTGATTTTGCATAGTTGGTTAACATCTGAGTAAATCATGCTGCCTTGGGGCTGCGGGCAATTTTTAATCACTCCAGACACcatggctgtcttgagtttATTTATGCACAGTTAGCTGGGTGCACGCTGCAGAACTCGACATGTGTCTGCCAGCTGTTTCGCTGCTCCTGAGTGATGACGTAGCACCTGAACGAACCCTTCTGTGAAGAACAAGATGAGAAAACTGGAACCTGCTGGCCTGCACTGGGGTTTAATCACACAAGTGGGGGCTCGTTTTAACTTTTCCCATCTCTTTCTGCAGTCAAATTTTTGGAAGTCATCAAGCCGTTCTGCGCAGTCTTGCCAGAAATCCAGAAACCTGAAAGAAAGGTATGCTTCAGCTTTTAAAGAACACTGTATGCGCTGGGATTAAGCTATTATCTGATGTGAACTTTATGTTTTCCATTCCCGCAGATTCAATTTAGAGAAAAGGTGCTATGGACTGCCATCACTTTATTCATCTTTCTAGTGTGTTGCCAGGTTTGTGTCCATTGATAATGTTGCACGATAAAGAAGCTTTTCACAGTTGTGAGACtgttgtatttatgtttttttcttgtgtGCTGTCGATTCAGATTCCTCTCTTTGGCATCATGTCATCAGATTCAGCGGATCCTTTCTACTGGATGAGAGTAATTCTGGCTTCAAACCGAGGTGCttgaaatgattttcttttagtGTTTTCTCTCTTATCTGACCTGAAACAATCTTCACCACATGTGAgaagtcaaaggtcacctgTTGTTGGCTCTTACTACATTGTTCCTTGTGCGGCTGCCAGTCTAACACTGTTCACTTTGTACCTCAGGTACTCTGATGGAGCTGGGTATCTCGCCTATTGTCACCTCAGGTCTTATCATGCAACTGCTGGCTGGTGCCAAAATCATTGAagtgggagacacccccaagGACAGAGCCCTCTTCAATGGAGCTCAGAAATGTAGGTCTTTTCCTCACTTTACCTGTTTCTGAAGGTTTTGAGAGCATTTTAGTGTGTCCCCTTTGCCACACACGCTCAATAGTACACTGACAcagtttctgcccccccccgtctgtctgtctgtctgtctgcctgcagtGTTTGGAATGATCATCACTATCGGACAGGCAATTGTGTACGTCATGACCGGCATGTATGGAGACCCTTCAGAGATGGGTGCAGGGATATGCCTGCTCATCATCATCCAGGTTGGTTTTAGTTGAAActtatctttgtgtgtgttgaatcCCTTCTGTGTGGCTTTGTTACCACACACTCTATGTttctgtttccagctgtttgtggCAGGTCTGATTGTTTTGCTGCTGGATGAGCTCCTCCAGAAGGGCTACGGTCTTGGCTCTGGTATTTCACTCTTCATTGCCACCAACATCTGTGAGACAATTGTCTGGAAGGCCTTCAGCCCCACCACTGTGAACACTGGCAGAGGTACGGAGGCTCCACAGGAACACAACAAACCACATTTGTTTTCCGCTTAATAACCCCACGTCTGCCTCCATTTGTCCCAGGGACTGAGTTTGAGGGGGCAATCATTGCTCTCTTTCACCTCTTGGCCACTCGCACTGATAAGGTCCGCGCCCTCAGAGAGGccttctacaggcagaacctGCCTAACCTCATGAACCTCCTCGCCACCGTTTTCGTTTTCGCGGTGGTGATATACTTCCAGGTAAACAGATCATCTCGAGGGCGGTATTGTGCGGTGAAGAGAGCGTCACCCTCCTGACTACACATGCCACCGTTTGTTCACGTTGAGCCaaactgctgtttattttaacaCAACGTTGTTTTGAAAGTTGCAATAGAAATCCTGAAAAGCCGGTTCGTTTGTTTTTGCCAAATATTTGCTAACagacttttcttttatttatttttttcttatctCACCAGGGCTTCAGAGTGGACCTCCCCATCAAGTCGGCACGGTACCGCGGCCAGTACAACACTTACCCCATCAAACTGTTCTACACCTCCAATATACCCATCATCCTGCAGTCTGCTCTGGTCTCCAATCTTTACGTCATCTCACAAATGCTTTCAACACGCTTCAGTGGCAACATCCTGGTCAATCTCCTGGGAACCTGGTCTGTAAGTATCAGAACTTTCCCCCTTTTCCAGCATCATTGAGCCGTTTTAAACTCCAGGAGCTTGTCTCAGGAGCTTGTCCTGTGTCGTATGTGTAGGACGCCACCAGCGGCGGACCAGCGCGTGCCTACCCGGTGGGTGGCTTATGCTACTACCTTTCTCCCCCGGAGTCGTTTGGTTCGGTTCTGGACGATCCAATTCACGCCGTCATCTACATCTTCTTCATGCTGGGCTCCTGCGCCTTTTTCTCCAAGACATGGATCGAAGTGTCTGGATCTTCCGCCAAAGATGTGCGTCTGTGCTTCAGCTCTCCTCTCACACGCCAGCCTCACTTGATATTAATGATCCATGTTTCACCTCAGGTAGCAaagcagctgaaggagcagcagatggTCATGAGGGGGCACAGGGAGACGTCGATGGTGCACGAGCTTAATAGGTATCAGGAACTCTGGAAAACACATTTCCATTGCTTGAGTAGAATATGACGAGTTCCATCCTTcagatcacttcctgtgtgttctTACTGCCCCTGTCTTTGCAGGTACATCCCCACAGCCGCCGCCTTCGGTGGCCTCTGTATAGGAGGGCTGTCGGTAATGGCCGACTTCTTGGGCGCTATCGGTTCGGGTACCGGAATCCTCTTGGCCGTGACCATCATCTACCAGTACTTTGAAATCTTTGTAAAGGAGCAGAGCGAAGTGGGCAGCATGACAGCGCTGCTGttctaacagaaaacaacaacaacaaccttctGACATCCACCACCTTTGTTTTCCATCGTTTACCTCCGGCGTGTCAATGCTGAGGAAACTCTTGCGGTTACTCCCAGGGCTCCACATAGTATTGTGTCTCTTCAGTTCAGTTACACCAATAGCTATTACTTATCTCTGTGCTGGCTGCCTACAGTGAGTCGCCACTGACTCTCATCAGCCGAAGAATGCCTAAAAGCACACAAGTGTGCGGCGTCGCCTTTACCTCAGGCATCGTGCAAGGAACACAAAGACAGCGACAACCTTAGTGCTCGTGTCAAGCTGAAAGCACTGTGCCTGGACATTTTGACGGGGAATTgacttttgaaaaaaaacaacaaaaaacaggcGAACTACCTGTTCGCCAGGTAGCAATGACACTCGAGGATTGCAAGCGACTGTAATAGGGTGTGAaagtataaataaatatactTGGGCTCCTAACGTGGTTTCTGGCAGTCCCAGACTAgctgtttgtggttttgttttaaatgttttgctgttttacAGCACATTTCTGTACACTCTTTTCAATGCACAGTGTCCAGGCTGTCTCACAGTTTTCAAAGGAGAAATGTTGTCTTTCCTCATGTTCTTTTATTCCAAGACTGAATTGCTGCACAATACTGCTGAAACGGTTGGGAGGAAAATGGGATTGATGGGGACAAAAAGAAGGGGGgtcatttttttggtttttacttGATGTAACCAACATAATTGTGTTATTAAAAACACAGGATTTTTTTCCAACCCTCGTGATTTGATTTCTGTCACACGTCGGTGTCCAATAATGTTTAGCTTCCACAAGATGACGCTGTATCATGTTTTCTGTTCTAGCTTCCACGTGTAGTGAGTTTTTGTGTGTGAGATGTGTTAGTGCATATTGTCTTTCTTCGATATCTCAGGTAAAGTGTGCTGCGTTACCTGCAAGTCATCACTCAATACCTGCAAAATAGTGCATGATCCCTACAGATTAAATGAACAGGCCGAATTTAACGTTTACTACAGATGGGCCTTTAGGATTGAGTCTC
It contains:
- the LOC130524677 gene encoding protein transport protein Sec61 subunit alpha-like 1, which encodes MGIKFLEVIKPFCAVLPEIQKPERKIQFREKVLWTAITLFIFLVCCQIPLFGIMSSDSADPFYWMRVILASNRGTLMELGISPIVTSGLIMQLLAGAKIIEVGDTPKDRALFNGAQKLFGMIITIGQAIVYVMTGMYGDPSEMGAGICLLIIIQLFVAGLIVLLLDELLQKGYGLGSGISLFIATNICETIVWKAFSPTTVNTGRGTEFEGAIIALFHLLATRTDKVRALREAFYRQNLPNLMNLLATVFVFAVVIYFQGFRVDLPIKSARYRGQYNTYPIKLFYTSNIPIILQSALVSNLYVISQMLSTRFSGNILVNLLGTWSDATSGGPARAYPVGGLCYYLSPPESFGSVLDDPIHAVIYIFFMLGSCAFFSKTWIEVSGSSAKDVAKQLKEQQMVMRGHRETSMVHELNRYIPTAAAFGGLCIGGLSVMADFLGAIGSGTGILLAVTIIYQYFEIFVKEQSEVGSMTALLF